A window from Hymenobacter volaticus encodes these proteins:
- a CDS encoding NADH-quinone oxidoreductase subunit C → MADQTVESPDAQETAAELDPAAQKNKQLLDLLYRLFGQDAFTDVEEPYGFLTVTTTRERIHDIIAGLQQDQELQLNFLTTMCGMHWPERKDQELGMVYMLHSLVHNVRLRLKIFFPIGDPHVPTLTDLYSAANWMERESFDYYGIIFVGHPNLIRILNVEDMDYHPMRKQYALEDGTREDKTDLFFGR, encoded by the coding sequence ATGGCTGACCAAACCGTAGAATCACCCGACGCTCAGGAAACCGCTGCCGAACTTGATCCGGCCGCGCAGAAGAACAAGCAGTTGCTCGACCTTCTGTATCGTTTGTTTGGACAAGACGCTTTCACTGATGTGGAAGAGCCTTATGGCTTCCTGACCGTCACGACCACACGGGAGCGAATCCACGATATCATTGCCGGCCTTCAGCAAGACCAGGAGTTGCAGCTCAACTTCCTGACTACCATGTGCGGCATGCATTGGCCGGAGCGGAAAGACCAAGAGCTAGGCATGGTGTACATGCTGCATAGCTTGGTGCATAATGTCCGCCTGCGGCTGAAAATTTTCTTTCCTATTGGCGACCCGCATGTGCCGACGTTGACTGACCTCTACTCCGCCGCCAATTGGATGGAGCGTGAATCGTTCGACTACTACGGTATCATTTTCGTTGGGCACCCCAATCTTATCCGCATCCTCAATGTGGAAGACATGGACTACCACCCCATGCGCAAACAGTACGCGCTGGAGGATGGTACCCGTGAAGACAAAACCGACTTATTCTTCGGCCGCTAG
- a CDS encoding NADH-quinone oxidoreductase subunit B, with protein MDNRVPEIKMTEAPDGLEGAGFFATSLEKVVGIARANSLWPLPFATSCCGIEFMATMGARYDISRFGSERPSFSPRQADLLMVMGTIAKKMAPIVKQVYEQMAEPRWVLAMGACASSGGIFDTYSVLQGIDRIIPVDVYVPGCPPRPEQVLDGLMRVQDLAKNESTRRRNSPEYQALLASYNIK; from the coding sequence GAGCCGGCTTCTTCGCTACGTCGCTCGAGAAAGTAGTAGGTATTGCCCGCGCTAATTCGCTCTGGCCCCTACCTTTCGCCACTTCGTGCTGCGGCATCGAGTTCATGGCCACTATGGGTGCCCGCTACGACATCTCGCGCTTCGGTTCCGAGCGCCCTAGCTTCTCGCCCCGGCAGGCTGACTTGCTGATGGTGATGGGTACCATTGCCAAGAAAATGGCCCCTATCGTGAAGCAAGTGTACGAGCAGATGGCGGAGCCCCGGTGGGTACTCGCCATGGGTGCTTGCGCTTCTTCGGGTGGCATCTTCGATACCTACTCGGTTCTGCAAGGCATCGACCGGATTATTCCGGTTGACGTGTACGTGCCGGGCTGCCCACCCCGCCCCGAGCAAGTACTTGATGGCTTGATGCGTGTACAGGACCTCGCCAAAAACGAGTCTACCCGCCGCCGCAACTCGCCTGAATACCAAGCCCTGCTGGCTTCTTACAACATCAAATAG